The proteins below come from a single Methanothrix thermoacetophila PT genomic window:
- a CDS encoding RsmB/NOP family class I SAM-dependent RNA methyltransferase produces MGSEHLERYRDIIPDFDAFLDFMSRPLPVTIRINTLKTSVPELLSRLDRLGIGYERMRWYPLGLRLDAEKPGRLMEFHMGLIHVQEELSMLPPVVLDPQPGERILDLCAAPGGKAAQISMQMSNKGLVVANDSSSARIVPLRANLERLGAVNVVVTSYDGRRFPQYNFDRALVDAPCSSEGTARRYPEVIARCSAKRSADLQNLQVSLLRRAIQLTKPGGVVVYSTCTFAPEENEGVVSRVLDLADLESFTIQGLRSSQGIASWNSIDYGEELVKCRRYYPHENDTGGFFVAKLRRRLSAGE; encoded by the coding sequence ATGGGATCCGAGCACCTGGAGAGGTATCGCGATATCATACCTGATTTCGATGCATTCCTGGATTTCATGAGCAGGCCGCTGCCGGTGACCATTAGAATAAATACACTGAAGACCTCAGTCCCGGAGCTGCTCTCCAGGCTGGACCGCCTGGGGATCGGGTACGAGCGCATGCGATGGTATCCACTCGGGTTGAGGCTGGATGCGGAGAAGCCGGGAAGGCTCATGGAGTTTCACATGGGCCTGATTCACGTGCAGGAGGAGCTATCCATGCTACCGCCAGTAGTTCTCGATCCGCAGCCCGGAGAGAGGATACTGGACCTGTGTGCGGCTCCAGGCGGGAAGGCCGCGCAGATAAGCATGCAGATGTCAAACAAGGGGCTTGTGGTCGCGAATGACAGCTCTTCAGCACGCATCGTCCCGCTCAGGGCAAATCTTGAGAGGCTCGGCGCGGTCAATGTCGTCGTCACCTCCTATGATGGGAGGCGATTTCCACAGTACAACTTCGACAGAGCGCTTGTAGATGCGCCATGCTCGAGCGAGGGCACCGCTCGAAGATATCCTGAGGTGATCGCGAGATGCTCTGCGAAGAGAAGCGCTGATCTGCAGAACCTCCAGGTATCGCTCCTGCGGAGGGCGATCCAGCTGACAAAGCCCGGAGGGGTCGTGGTGTACTCCACGTGCACTTTCGCCCCGGAGGAGAACGAGGGGGTTGTATCCAGAGTGCTCGATCTCGCTGATCTGGAGAGCTTCACAATCCAAGGCCTCAGATCAAGCCAGGGTATAGCGTCGTGGAACAGCATCGATTACGGCGAGGAGCTCGTGAAATGCAGAAGGTATTATCCACATGAGAATGACACGGGGGGATTCTTTGTCGCGAAGCTCCGCAGAAGGCTTTCAGCTGGTGAATAA
- a CDS encoding NAD-dependent epimerase/dehydratase family protein: MPILRDMSILVTGGAGFIGSHLVDALIKHNDVTVIDNLSTGKREYLRAHEPNPRFRLIEADLLDRLEVYDAVKDKDIVFHLAANPSVAVGETDTRVHLEQNALTTYNLLEAMRRARVRRIAFTSTSTVYGEAKIIPTPEDYGPLKPISLYGASKLACEAMISSYCHTFDMQAWIYRFANIVGERGNHGVIVDFIRKLRANPNELEILGSGAQRKSYLDVRDCVDAMIHCVEHADEQVNIYNIGSQDTIDVREIADIVVKTMGLDGVRYRFTGGIDGRGWKGDVKLMCLSTDAIRALGWRPRLSSREAVARATESLLKEI, encoded by the coding sequence ATGCCCATACTCAGAGACATGTCGATTCTGGTAACCGGAGGTGCAGGGTTCATAGGATCTCATCTGGTAGATGCGCTGATAAAGCACAATGATGTTACAGTCATAGATAATTTGAGCACAGGGAAGCGGGAGTACCTCAGGGCGCACGAACCCAATCCGCGCTTCAGGCTCATAGAAGCTGATCTGCTCGACAGGCTAGAGGTCTATGATGCCGTGAAGGACAAGGACATTGTATTTCATCTGGCTGCCAACCCATCTGTAGCAGTGGGGGAGACCGATACGAGGGTCCACCTCGAGCAGAACGCCCTCACCACATACAACCTTCTCGAGGCGATGCGCCGGGCCAGAGTCAGGAGAATCGCATTCACATCCACCTCGACCGTTTATGGAGAGGCGAAGATCATACCGACGCCAGAGGATTATGGCCCGCTGAAGCCGATATCGCTCTACGGGGCCTCGAAGCTTGCATGCGAGGCGATGATCTCATCTTACTGCCACACATTTGATATGCAGGCCTGGATATACCGCTTCGCGAACATAGTGGGAGAGCGCGGGAACCACGGGGTGATCGTGGATTTCATAAGAAAGCTCAGGGCAAACCCGAACGAGCTCGAGATCCTCGGATCGGGTGCGCAGCGGAAGTCCTACCTCGATGTCAGAGACTGCGTGGATGCGATGATACACTGTGTCGAGCACGCGGACGAGCAGGTGAACATATACAACATAGGCTCTCAGGACACCATCGATGTCAGGGAGATTGCGGATATAGTTGTCAAAACGATGGGCCTGGACGGTGTGAGGTACAGATTCACAGGCGGGATCGATGGAAGGGGCTGGAAGGGAGACGTGAAGCTGATGTGCCTCTCAACGGATGCGATAAGAGCGCTGGGCTGGAGGCCAAGGCTGAGCTCGAGGGAGGCAGTGGCCAGGGCCACAGAATCGCTGCTCAAGGAGATCTGA
- a CDS encoding methyltransferase RsmF C-terminal domain-like protein gives MNKDAVVSLWNERFGIPEKVFERISFFRRGRMIWAFSLPEIPPFRCESVGMRVISMRESPWKPTTYALQLWGRYARKNVIDLDDEMARRFFAGESLELRAPVERGYVVVTHMGSVIGCGLYTPGRLISQLPRERRILEIEDQPACQDNTHPGDAHHEGAE, from the coding sequence GTGAATAAAGATGCAGTGGTATCTTTGTGGAATGAGAGGTTCGGCATCCCTGAGAAGGTCTTCGAGAGAATCAGCTTCTTCAGGCGCGGAAGGATGATATGGGCGTTCAGCCTTCCCGAGATCCCGCCGTTCAGGTGCGAGAGCGTTGGGATGAGGGTCATATCGATGCGCGAGAGCCCGTGGAAGCCGACGACCTACGCGCTCCAGCTCTGGGGGAGATATGCGAGAAAGAACGTCATCGATCTGGATGATGAGATGGCGAGACGCTTCTTCGCGGGCGAGAGCCTGGAGCTGAGGGCCCCGGTGGAGAGGGGTTATGTGGTTGTAACTCACATGGGCTCTGTGATAGGCTGTGGCCTATACACCCCCGGAAGGCTGATCTCGCAGCTTCCCAGGGAGCGCAGGATTCTTGAGATTGAGGATCAACCGGCGTGTCAGGATAACACCCATCCTGGAGACGCACATCATGAAGGCGCTGAGTGA
- a CDS encoding HemK2/MTQ2 family protein methyltransferase gives MYRKERGCGMVDVYPPSEDTYLLMRAAISEASAGDSVIEIGCGSGVISASLIGKVRSILATDINPHAVRAAASLGIPAVRADLFHGINSKFDLILFNPPYLPTEDGLDLNPEDDRWLSTALDGGADGREVIERFLKGVKNIMSPRGRLLLLISSLTGLDEVQELARRSGFNTEIVAMERYFFEELYVLKLRRAE, from the coding sequence ATGTACAGAAAAGAGAGAGGATGCGGAATGGTGGATGTGTACCCCCCATCTGAGGACACGTATCTCCTCATGCGTGCTGCGATCTCTGAAGCCAGTGCCGGCGACTCCGTCATAGAGATCGGCTGCGGCTCAGGGGTGATATCTGCATCTCTTATTGGCAAGGTCAGAAGCATACTGGCCACGGATATCAATCCCCACGCTGTCAGGGCGGCAGCATCTCTGGGCATACCTGCTGTGAGAGCTGATCTCTTTCACGGGATAAACTCGAAGTTTGACCTCATTCTCTTCAACCCGCCGTACCTGCCCACAGAGGATGGGCTGGATCTGAATCCTGAGGACGACCGCTGGCTGTCAACGGCGCTCGACGGCGGTGCGGATGGAAGAGAGGTGATAGAACGATTTCTAAAGGGCGTGAAGAATATCATGAGCCCGCGAGGAAGGTTACTTCTGCTCATCTCCTCGCTCACAGGTCTCGATGAAGTGCAGGAGCTGGCCCGAAGATCCGGATTCAACACAGAGATCGTGGCCATGGAGAGGTACTTCTTCGAGGAGCTGTATGTCCTGAAGCTCAGAAGGGCAGAGTGA